In Calliopsis andreniformis isolate RMS-2024a chromosome 6, iyCalAndr_principal, whole genome shotgun sequence, a single genomic region encodes these proteins:
- the LOC143180440 gene encoding uncharacterized protein LOC143180440 isoform X4 — translation MYNIIIFDVSCSNQVEVDLILQDAVQGKENRHQIKESGCNGTKHTTSTLQEKNDDLVPISSDSDMEIVGLADNSKQIIIRSSAKTKVKKKKKRKRTHASLLVMDDLVSTSTIDVAVPESLVPLKHDNAKSTSRTHHREISPVHRSNRSRAALRSPPRKHRSLARPHSPFRRSKSPLIRARSPMIRRSPRRVKSPKRSPYRSPGKSMPRKTSHVEAVSSHNYVDTHKLLKKVRHLDSIGTHSLEETLNKNKEHASSLKEKLTNMMKKVCDNNNETTNVSKEKSITQINKKEPNDADDDEDLALLRQKALETKQKKSTKQNDQPKTDTDKKLNAPIDDDQDEEDLELRMIALRSAVLKKHQNRVQKSLKTGKYKKSTTSRSESPFTQSFLDSIPIPGEELLSFASPPHTPLPMSENNHTEDMELDTDVEREKEKLPYSPTDKITADIPMDTELLCMQPSDVSFISVNETNNSPSFNTSMISSQDDQKSYQGKIIENQSYLPNIVYCAPQSTLYATNANIQYTSTDPTKIPRPEFIKVHNSNVNSYQYENMPNILKNNNTSNITDINSSQEMPYSPTDTPIYDPDLSHALPQSLGPINTSNSPLVSVGSCNFNTQENNEQCNDIPLTQQTQTTTQVNSAKEDENSDKLETLSMVPAVGSATTSIRESVSSSSSMITIDDLPEIDADANPLVDTLKNIKTESIPSKLTDNATEAISEPLYMKGIPDVTKDVNKIPTLINRTLVPAPILKTNKQLQQPLPVRKTTTQPEPTFKSAEMQPVDIVDDSSTKANTSFKPIKLMSFQQKSHSVLAVPTVFHDSLHEDSTNEILTNENTSPVESNDNVILVQNDKIINTESSDKTCDNVNPTQKKKKFMKKGLKRKSTDAVAKEHTATDSNKDNISEDVNKVTELVHRNDTQDHKESKKTRSNKSNQKDQISSEKNTDQRKDKTTSSNDVLKEDNNTNDRRQSLDEDEEALRAILLASLPKRTKSTNSTSNSSAATSVSTASNTNNLITANQITSKVVTSVVNTVSTTNINSTTVPPTVHANCVTENDKNQLNPEDRVSNTITQGNVPFDTIKASISVTSGRKRSVPVNKNLQKKLVKRIAIPASTKVVNNAKKYQNTMMQKKLNLQKAALYNKQKVGESKSASKLLLDNKWTANTKISLSDTQRIVINLESDTESDSESEQQRKQTASLANSLTTDKHQPVTNSRSEFEKNLDQFLRAVRKKQESMAAARPTSVSITPKKDTVLTARSENSNSSNLHTPLAVRHLPASQQEEYRRLKQQIIEREKLKLHRTVENNNLVKSKTAEISSTASSSKSSNKEPPSKENQVITGTSQDTRAQQINKENRSKTLESIKIAPILQTNNVHLDTTKTYSVDKQGSTSSNQPKLTSRTMTNLNICITNENTVNNGGNKTIGNPLQSTTPRQVFQSPTNDILTKSKVPPSLKILSTDEVNRKYVQIQVKNDTNERVVTINDKVTLNNKTVITRNENISENKDTANKDAHDHVINQFVQSVEKEIISTSSQSDNNDVIDSDASTVILTRENTERSLDTSESTIRLSQCEEDNQSSLNVSAATKSDSSFLNNSRLSVDGKGSIEKNWEAIRRDVKTELNALTNLPRQEQEKHLIETEQKLVLKRYTILDELAEMSGNLRQWHMERDLQTNLVAEVKKLREQLKIAEERLQLQRDRINSIGPKVVAAHGKINVDRQECFKLAAICTTLGSKIIGKEYKIPEAGAQLLDNRLKEVANHTRQLSRKKVPSIDIPETCDTTKLETSTTCLELSQSEDLLLGESNVNNVNTTNINEHQCSTQTNTAENSASTEIATVDLSDRNEQDKHSTPNNLPPNIGEETILEESNTEKEVSVEQLDLSSTPEATPVSKNSEDSNQEVLSENKTARHRTTSESSIENVQQKKRTVRPYESILIHFKIPRNANPNGVLCPYELMGTCNDGDCQFIHQKERQEK, via the exons ATGTATAATATTATCATCTTCGACGTATCATGTTCTAATCAAGTAGAAGTTGACCTTATTCTACAAGATGCAGTCCAGGGAAAAGAAAACCGTCATCAGATCAAAGAATCAGGATGTAATGGAACAAAACATACAACTTCTACTCTTCAAGAAAAAAATGATGATCTTGTACCTATTTCAAGCGACAGTGATATGGAAATTGTTGGTCTTGCAGACAATTCTAAACAAATTATAATACGTTCTTCAGCAAAAACTAaagtgaagaagaagaagaaaagaaaaagaactcATGCATCTTTGTTAGTAATGGATGATTTGGTTTCTACATCTACTATAGATGTGGCTGTGCCAGAATCTCTTGTACCATTAAAACATGATAATGCAAAAAGCACTTCAAGAACACATCATAGAGAAATTAGTCCTGTTCACAGAAGTAATAGATCAAGAGCAGCTTTAAGATCACCTCCCAGAAAACACAGATCTCTTGCAAGACCACATTCTCCTTTTAGAAGATCAAAATCTCCACTTATTCGTGCTAGATCACCAATGATAAGAAGATCCCCAAGAAGAGTTAAATCTCCTAAACGATCACCCTATCGATCACCAGGAAAATCAATGCCCCGAAAAACATCACATGTTGAAGCAGTATCATCTCACAATTATGTTGATACGCATAAATTACTTAAAAAAGTTAGGCATTTAGATTCCATAGGAACTCACTCATTGGAAGAAACACTGAATAAAAATAAAGAGCATGCCTCttcattaaaagaaaaattaacaAACATGATGAAAAAAGTttgtgataataataatgaaacaaCAAATGTTTCTAAAGAAAAATCCATTacacaaataaataaaaaagaaccGAATGATGCAGATGACGATGAAGACTTAGCCTTATTAAGACAGAAAGCACTTGAAACAAAACAAAAGAAATCAACTAAACAAAATGATCAACCAAAGACTGACACTGATAAGAAACTAAATGCACCTATAGATGATGATCAAGATgaagaggatttagaattgagaatgattGCACTTCGTTCTGCAGTATTAAAAAAGCACCAAAATAGAGTTCAAAAAAGTTTGAAAACAGGAAAATATAAAAAGTCTACTACATCTCGAAGTGAAAGCCCATTCACTCAGAGCTTTTTAGATAGCATTCCTATACCTGGAGAGGAATTATTGAGTTTTGCATCACCACCTCATACACCTCTTCCTATGAGTGAAAATAATCATACAGAAGACATGGAATTAGATACTGATGTTGAAAGAGAGaaggagaaattaccatatTCTCCAACAGACAAAATTACTGCCGATATACCTATGGATACAGAGTTGTTATGCATGCAACCATCTGATGTGTCATTTATCAGTGTTAATGAAACAAACAATAGCCCAAGTTTTAATACATCTATGATATCTAGTCAAGATGATCAGAAATCTTATCAAGGAAAAATTATTGAGAATCAAAGTTATTTAccaaatattgtatattgtgcaCCTCAAAGTACACTCTATGCAACtaatgcaaatatacaatatacgtcAACAGATCCAACAAAAATTCCTAGACCAGAGTTTATAAAAGTACATAATTCTAATGTAAACTCTTATCAGTATGAAAATATGCCCAACATTCTTAAAAATAATAACACTTCTAACATAACAGATATCAATTCAAGTCAAGAAATGCCTTATTCTCCTACTGATACTCCTATATATGATCCTGATCTATCACATGCACTTCCCCAGAGTCTTGGTCCAATCAATACCTCAAATTCTCCCTTAGTATCTGTGGGATCTTGCaacttcaatacacaagaaAATAATGAACAATGTAATGATATACCACTAACTCAACAAACACAAACCACAACACAAGTAAATAGTGCAAAAGAAGATGAAAATTCAGACAAACTAGAAACACTTTCTATGGTTCCAGCTGTTGGTTCTGCTACCACCTCTATTAGAGAATCAGTATCATCTAGTAGTTCAATGATAACTATTGATGATCTTCCAGAGATAGATGCAGATGCAAATCCATTAGTTGATACTctcaaaaatataaaaacagaGTCCATTCCAAGCAAATTAACAGATAATGCTACAGAAGCAATATCAGAACCTCTTTATATGAAAGGAATACCAGATGTTACCAAAGATGTAAATAAAATACCAACACTGATCAATAGAACTCTTGTTCCTGCACCAATTTTAAAaacaaacaaacaattgcaacaaccCTTGCCAGTAAGAAAGACTACAACACAACCAGAACCAACATTTAAAAGTGCAGAAATGCAGCCAGTTGACATTGTTGATGATAGTAGTACAAAAGCAAATACTTCTTTCAAACCAATAAAGTTAATGTCTTTTCAACAAAAATCTCATTCTGTTTTAGCAGTACCTACTGTATTCCATGATTCTTTACATGAAGATTCAACTAATGAAATACTTACAAATGAAAATACCTCGCCAGTAGAAAGTAATGACAATGTAATTTTGGTACAAAATGATAAAATTATAAACACAGAAAGTTCAGATAAAACTTGTGATAATGTAAACCCAActcaaaagaagaaaaaatttatgaaaaaggGATTAAAGAGAAAAAGTACTGATGCAGTTGCAAAAGAACACACTGCAACAGATTCCAATAAAGACAATATAAGTGAAGATGTAAATAAAGTAACTGAACTTGTTCACAGAAATGATACACAAGATCATAAAGAATCTAAAAAAACAAGATCTAACAAAAGTAATCAAAAAGATCAAATTTCTTCTGAAAAAAATACAGACCAGAGAAAGGATAAAACCACTTCATCCAATGATGTATTAAAAGAAGATAACAATACAAATGATAGAAGACAAAGTCTAGATGAAGATGAGGAGGCATTAAGAGCAATTCTATTAGCTTCTTTACCAAAACGAACAAAGAGTACTAACAGTACTTCAAATTCATCTGCAGCCACAAGTGTTTCTACAGCATCAAATACTAATAATCTAATAACTGCAAATCAAATTACATCAAAAGTTGTAACATCAGTGGTtaatacagttagtacaacaaacattaatagtacaacagttcctccaacAGTACATGCAAACTGTGTGACTGAAAATGATAAAAATCAACTTAATCCTGAAGACAGAGTAAGTAATACAATTACACAAGGTAATGTACCTTTTGATACTATTAAAGCGTCAATTTCTGTAACTTCTGGGAGGAAAAGATCAGTCCCTGTGAATAAGAATCTACAGAAGAAGCTAGTGAAAAGAATTGCAATTCCTGCAAGTACAAAAGTGGTAAATAACGCAAAGAAATATCAAAATACAATGatgcaaaagaaattaaatttacAGAAAGCTGCTCTCTATAACAAACAGAAAGTAGGAGAAAGTAAAAGTGCTTCTAAACTACTTCTTGACAACAAATGGACAGCAAACACTAAGATATCATTATCTGATACACAAAGAATTGTAATAAATTTAGAATCTGACACAGAAAGTGATTCTGAATCTGAACAGCAAAGAAAACAAACTGCTTCCTTAGCAAATTCTCTTACAACAGATAAACATCAACCAGTAACAAATTCTAGAAGTGAATTTGAGAAAAATTTGGATCAATTTTTACGAGCTGTGCGAAAAAAACAAGAATCTATGGCAGCTGCAAGACCAACTTCAGTATCAATAACACCTAAAAAAGATACAGTGTTAACAGCAAGATCAGAAAATTCAAATTCATCTAATCTTCACACACCTTTG gCTGTACGTCATCTACCTGCATCTCAACAAGAAGAATATCGTCGGTTAAAACAACAGATTATAGAACGCGAAAAACTAAAATTACATAGGACCgtagaaaataataatttagtgAAGAGTAAAACTGCGGAAATATCGTCGACAGCCTCGTCATCCAAGAGTTCAAATAAAGAACCCCCTTCAAAAGAAAATCAAGTTATAACTGGAACAAGTCAAGATACACGAGCACAACAAATTAATAAAGAAAATCGTTCTAAAACTTTAGAGTCAATAAAAATTGCGCCTATTTTGCAaacaaataatgttcatttggaTACTACTAAAACATATAGCGTTGATAAACAAGGAAGCACAAGTTCAAACCAACCAAAGCTAACATCAAGGACAATGACAAATCTTAATATATGTATAACGAATGAAAATACTGTTAACAATGGTGGAAACAAAACTATTGGGAATCCTTTGCAGTCTACTACGCCGCGTCAAGTTTTTCAATCACCTACAAATGATATTTTAACAAAAAGTAAAGTCCCACCTAGTTTGAAAATATTATCCACGGACGAAGTTAATCGAAAATACGTACAAATTCAAGTAAAAAATGATACAAACGAACGAGTAGTAACGATTAATGACAAAGTGACCTTAAATAACAAAACAGTAATTACTcgaaatgaaaatatttctgaaaataaAGATACTGCTAATAAAGATGCACATGATCATGTTATAAATCAATTTGTACAATCTgtagaaaaagaaataattagTACTAGTAGTCAGTCTGACAACAATGATGTTATAGATTCAGATGCATCAACTGTTATTTTAACAAGAGAAAATACAGAAAGAAGTCTTGATACATCTGAATCGACGATTCGATTATCACAATGCGAGGAAGATAATCAGTCATCATTAAATGTGAGTGCAGCAACTAAGAGTGATAGTAGTTTCTTAAATAACAGTAGGCTATCGGTGGATGGTAAAGGAAGTATAGAGAAAAATTGGGAAGCAATAAGAAGAGATGTTAAGACGGAGCTAAATGCTCTTACAAATCTTCCGCGACAGGAACAAGAAAAACATTTAATAGAGACAGAACAAAAATTGGTTTTAAAAcg GTATACTATTTTGGATGAATTAGCGGAAATGTCAGGTAATCTTCGGCAGTGGCATATGGAACGGGATCTTCAAACAAATTTAGTTGCAGAAGTGAAAAAACTTAGAGAGCAACTCAAAATTGCCGAAGAAAGATTGCAGCTACAGCGCGATCGTATTAATAGTATAGGCCCCAAAGTAGTAGCAGCACACGGGAAAATTAACGTAGACCGGCAAGAATGCTTTAAACTTGCAGCAATTTGTACAACTTTGGGAAGTAAAATTATAGGAAAAGAATACAA AATACCTGAAGCTGGAGCGCAACTTCTAGACAACAGACTGAAAGAAGTAGCTAATCATACACGGCAACTTTCTCGAAAGAAAGTACCGTCTATTGACATTCCCGAAACATGCGATACGACAAAATTAGAAACTAGTACCACGTGTCTGGAACTTTCGCAAAGTGAAGACTTATTGTTAGGAGAAAGTAATGTAAATAATGTTAATACAACGAACATAAATGAACATCAATGTTCGACACAAACAAACACAGCTGAAAACAGTGCATCAACAGAAATAGCTACAGTAGATTTAAGTGACAGAAACGAGCAAGACAAACACAGTACACCAAATAATTTACCTCCTAATATTGGTGAAGAAACTATACTTGAAGAAAGCAACACTGAAAAAGAAGTATCTGTAGAACAACTAGATTTAAGTAGTACTCCCGAGGCTACACCTGTTTCAAAGAATTCCGAAGACTCAAACCAGGAAGTCTTATCAGAAAATAAAACAGCAAGGCATAGAACAACTTCGGAGTCTAGCATTGAGAACGTCCAACAGAAAAAAAGAACAGTTCGACCATACGAATCTATATTAATACACTTTAAAATACCAAG GAACGCGAATCCCAACGGTGTTCTTTGCCCATACGAGCTGATGGGAACTTGTAACGATGGAGATTGTCAATTTATTCATCAAAAAGAGAGACAAGAAAAGTAG